One stretch of Halobaculum marinum DNA includes these proteins:
- a CDS encoding SDR family oxidoreductase: protein MPAGPDRADPPFEGPDLSGSTAFVTGTTRGIGKRIALTLAEHGCNIVSTGKTAEPGGDLPGTIHKTAEQCEARGVDAHAIQLNVRDEDAVEAAVEEAIDEFGTIDIVINNASAIQLANVADLPANRFDLLTDVNVRGTYLVSRAFIPHLREQEGGWILTNAPPITIDRAPGKAPYAWSKLGMSFVTLSLAQELASDDIGCNTFWPVTAVDTRATRYFGLGTEDDWRTPHVLADAVLSILDNDPAEYTGHAAYDEDLLRAAGASAADLSAYNCTEGDPAPTSAQMFDPEYVRE, encoded by the coding sequence ATGCCCGCCGGACCGGACCGAGCCGACCCGCCGTTCGAGGGCCCCGACCTCTCCGGGTCGACGGCGTTCGTCACCGGCACCACCCGCGGCATCGGCAAGCGCATCGCGCTGACGCTCGCCGAGCACGGCTGTAACATCGTCTCGACGGGCAAGACCGCCGAACCCGGCGGCGACCTCCCCGGAACGATCCACAAGACCGCAGAGCAGTGTGAGGCCCGAGGCGTCGACGCGCACGCCATCCAACTGAACGTGCGCGACGAGGACGCCGTCGAGGCCGCCGTCGAGGAGGCCATCGACGAGTTCGGCACGATAGACATCGTGATCAACAACGCCAGCGCGATCCAGTTGGCGAACGTCGCGGACCTCCCCGCGAACCGCTTCGACCTGCTGACGGACGTGAACGTGCGCGGCACCTACCTCGTCTCGCGGGCGTTCATCCCGCACCTCCGCGAGCAAGAGGGCGGGTGGATCCTCACGAACGCGCCGCCGATCACGATCGACCGCGCCCCCGGCAAGGCTCCCTACGCGTGGTCGAAACTCGGGATGTCGTTCGTCACGCTGTCGCTGGCACAGGAACTCGCCAGCGACGACATCGGCTGTAACACGTTCTGGCCGGTGACCGCCGTCGACACCCGCGCGACGCGCTACTTCGGCCTCGGAACCGAGGACGACTGGCGCACCCCGCACGTGCTGGCCGACGCCGTGCTCTCCATCCTCGACAACGACCCCGCGGAGTACACCGGCCACGCCGCCTACGACGAGGACCTCCTCCGGGCGGCCGGTGCGAGCGCCGCCGACCTCTCGGCGTACAACTGCACCGAGGGTGACCCCGCACCCACCTCAGCGCAGATGTTCGACCCCGAGTACGTCCGCGAGTAA
- the kynU gene encoding kynureninase, with the protein MSDTDTARYSLADARERDDADPLAAYRDHFAVPDGERYMDGNSLGLAPDTAVATLERVTDEWKELAIRGWEAADPDWFHYGEHLGDLLAPLVGADGDEVVVANSTTVNIHTLIGTFLDTLPGTPAGPDPSADPPAVLVNDLDFPTDHYAIRAQFRQRGIDPDEQLVAVESRDGRTVDEADIEATLAERDDVGIVFMPSVLYRSGQLLDIDRITAAAHEHGALAGFDCAHSVGAVPHALGDAGADDEGADFAVWCSYKYLNGGPGATAGLYVHERHHDATPALAGWWGNDKTTQFEMRHTYDHAGTAGAWQIGTVPMLSSAPIEGATELIREAGIDRVREKSLALTDYLIALVDERLGDAFSVGTPREHARRGGHVAIEHPEGYRVSEALRDRGVIVDFRPPNVVRVCPAPMYTRFEDVFRVVETIREVVESDAHLEYDPRGGGVT; encoded by the coding sequence ATGAGCGACACGGACACCGCGAGGTACTCCCTCGCCGACGCGCGCGAGCGCGACGACGCGGACCCGCTGGCCGCCTACCGCGACCACTTCGCGGTGCCCGACGGCGAGCGCTACATGGACGGGAACTCGCTCGGCCTGGCGCCCGACACGGCGGTCGCGACGTTGGAGCGCGTCACCGACGAGTGGAAAGAACTCGCCATCCGCGGGTGGGAGGCGGCCGACCCCGACTGGTTCCACTACGGCGAACACCTCGGCGACCTGCTCGCGCCGCTGGTCGGCGCCGACGGCGACGAAGTCGTCGTCGCCAACTCCACGACCGTCAACATCCACACGCTGATCGGAACGTTCCTCGACACGCTCCCCGGGACGCCCGCCGGCCCCGACCCGAGCGCCGACCCGCCCGCGGTGCTCGTGAACGACCTCGACTTCCCGACCGACCACTACGCGATCCGCGCGCAGTTCCGCCAGCGCGGGATCGACCCCGACGAGCAGTTGGTCGCCGTCGAGTCGCGCGACGGGCGCACCGTCGACGAGGCGGACATCGAGGCGACGCTGGCGGAACGCGACGACGTGGGCATCGTGTTCATGCCCTCGGTGCTGTACCGCTCGGGCCAACTCCTCGACATCGACCGGATCACCGCCGCCGCCCACGAACACGGCGCGCTCGCGGGGTTCGACTGCGCCCACTCGGTCGGCGCGGTGCCGCACGCGCTCGGCGACGCCGGCGCCGACGACGAGGGGGCGGACTTCGCTGTGTGGTGCTCGTACAAGTACCTCAACGGCGGCCCCGGCGCGACCGCGGGGCTGTACGTCCACGAGCGACACCACGACGCCACGCCCGCGCTGGCCGGGTGGTGGGGCAACGACAAGACGACGCAGTTCGAGATGCGCCACACGTACGACCACGCCGGCACCGCCGGCGCCTGGCAGATCGGAACCGTGCCGATGCTGTCGTCGGCGCCCATTGAGGGTGCGACCGAGTTGATCCGCGAGGCTGGTATCGACCGCGTGCGCGAGAAGTCGCTGGCACTCACCGACTACCTGATCGCGTTGGTGGACGAACGCCTCGGCGACGCGTTCTCGGTGGGGACGCCGCGCGAGCACGCCCGTCGCGGCGGTCACGTCGCGATCGAACACCCGGAGGGGTACCGGGTGAGCGAGGCGCTACGCGACCGTGGCGTGATCGTCGACTTCCGCCCGCCGAACGTCGTCCGCGTCTGTCCGGCGCCGATGTACACTCGCTTCGAGGACGTGTTCCGCGTCGTCGAGACGATCCGCGAGGTCGTCGAGTCGGACGCCCACTTGGAGTACGACCCGCGCGGCGGCGGCGTCACCTGA